In Streptomyces nodosus, one DNA window encodes the following:
- the nuoK gene encoding NADH-quinone oxidoreductase subunit NuoK has translation MNPVNYLYLAALLFTIGATGVLIRRNAIVLFMCIELMLNACNLAFVTFSRMHGNLDGQIFAFFTMVVAAAEVVVGLAIIVSLFRTRHSASVDDASLMKL, from the coding sequence GTGAACCCGGTCAACTATCTGTATCTCGCCGCCCTGTTGTTCACCATCGGCGCCACCGGCGTGCTGATCCGGCGGAACGCGATCGTGCTGTTCATGTGCATCGAGCTGATGCTCAACGCATGCAACCTCGCCTTCGTCACCTTCTCCCGGATGCACGGCAATCTCGACGGCCAGATCTTCGCCTTCTTCACCATGGTCGTCGCCGCCGCGGAGGTCGTGGTGGGCCTCGCGATCATCGTGTCGCTGTTCCGTACCCGCCACTCGGCCTCGGTCGACGACGCCAGCCTGATGAAGCTGTGA